gattgggttcttgaacctccaagctccaaaactttgctcaaaagcttaaatcttcaaaacaaagttaaaacaaatgaaaatcttgaaagatttagaggaagaacatcaaagattggtgagggacggcggagagctcaccttggccgaaaatggggaaaaagctcgcccgttttcggctaagggacccttttatagtggctggccagaccacgttcgggggccgaatgtgcctccgcatgcatgccatgttcggcggccgaacttgaggttcggcggccgaacctggacttccctcacttatgccttcgggggcctaaagcacacccgcaacgcatgcatgttcggcggccgaacctgagttttcctccaatgctattttcatgcaaaaactcattttctttcatgcttaaaacataaaacacattaaaacattttataaaaacatggttcctacccttctagaggcctccgacatccaagattccaccggacggtaggaatcccgataccggagtctagccgggtattacatgggggatattttttagagtcatgttctagtatgtttggtcccttatttgagtccacctgtgtaggttcggacccaaggaaccgaggaccccagcagtgagtcagctgcttcagttcattgtcagagttagcctgaggtgagtagaataaaccttatgttttaacttaatgcaagttttagcatgaatcatgcatcacgaatgccatgtgatataataggttgttgcattagaattcacgaatatattgcactgcattctttattgtggatgtgggtgaatgctgtatgatccaattagtccctgaggaaagaccaggaccccattctacggcctggcacggtatgaaagaccaggaccccattctacggcctgtcacggtatggaacgcgaagacgaggtgcccagatgaggccctagggcaatggtaagtaatgttatgatatgacaggaagaccaggactccattctacggcctggcacggacatgatgctgggactatttggtgacaagattacccttgatgtgatttgtctgtgatatgatgcattacatgatgacatatgttttaaatgtcttagtattctgctcactgggctctagtagctcacccctttccctatatcccccaggtttgcaggtacaggctagaTCAGGaaatcaagaagagtaaagtcatgtgattCGAAATAGttaaatgtggacatgatgatttgtaaaataatgtaaagttatgatcagtcatgttatgtaatattgatattgaggattagaattgtgcttgaccatagtatgtttgagaaatcccatgtatatacatgatctatgtcttatgatgtttatgttcaaccaagcttgatgtctaatgagataccccattggagcatgtgattAGAATTGTTCACTGTCGATCACCGCTAactatttgaaaaatttattaaaacgcctctgacattttaaaaaatctactaattattctttttgttaattttagtcgctaaatattataaaaataaatctaaaataccCCTAATATGAAGTGACTAtcgtaaactttttaataatttgaggatcaactaataattttttctaaattataaaaattagatagtaaaatatttaataataaaatcaatggaggaagattttttttaaaattccatacatattttaatatattttttaaaattaaaaaattaaataataaatttttttatattataaaaattaaataataatttttttattttattattaataaaaatatttttaaaattatatttatttttttaatgaaatgaaaattattaatttaacagaaatttttaatagaaaaattttaaattttaatgaaattaaatttaaaaaatttaaaacttttaatagaaaaattttaaattttaactaaattaaatttaaaaataaaaatgttaaattttaaaaatagagagagaaattaCGCAtaaagactaaaaaataattttacctcTCATTTAACTTCTACGCGCAGCTATTACACCCCGTAGCGGTAGGAATGGaggcaaaaaagaaaaaaagaaaaaagaaaaaagaaaatcaatgaTTCCTATTTTCCCTCGCTTTCTTTCTCTGCGAATAGAAATGAGAAATATCGGCTACAATGGCGCTCTCCAGTGATTATTATCGATGAAGAGGGTATCTTTCGTTTCAAACCGTTAATGCATTCCTTAACCCCAGTCATTTTTCATATTCTCGTTTTTCGGTTTCAAGTCTTAATCTTGAAACCTAAAATATCAACCATTGACTTCCATTCACTTGTTCACTTTCCAGGAAATTTCTCTTCTTGCCAGAAAAGTCACTATTTTCTGCTTCTTTTACATTGCCCTGTAGTTTCCCAGTTCATTGGATATAAACAATCTGATTTAGCACTCATGCCTGTGCTTGGTGATGGAATTTTGGCTGcttttcttgcttaaaaacGTATCATGGGTACCCGCAGGACCAACGACCCTCCTTTCATTCGAATTCATTCCCTCGAGGTTTTTAACCTTCTTTTGTTCATTGATTTTGTAAAAAATTCACAACCCAATAGCTTAGATTTTCTCTTTATCGAGtatttttcatgtgatgttaGAGCCGATGGCATATGTGTCGGTTTAGTTCAATTGTGTCTTTATATTTCACCATATGTCAAGAGGGTATCTCTAATAGGTTAAGCTTTTGGGTTGAATCGAGGGATTGTATACGTATGCATATAATTTCAATGTGTTATATTTGTGGGTATCGGAATTTGATGAATTGGGTTTTGCTGCAACAGATGGCATCATTAGAAGATAAATCTGTGCTTGACTTTGAGAATGAGATTCATGATGTTAGAGGTTCATTGTTCACTAGAAGTGATGGGCCAAGGAATAGAGTCCTTGATAGCATAAAGATTGTGGTACTCTCTAACAAAATCAACTTACTTATGGTTTTTGGTCCTTTAACAATCCTGCTTGATCTGATGTCTGACAATCATGTAAGTTCacatctttctttctttcttttttttgtccATTGATTTACCTGGTTTCCTTTGTTCATTCATTTGCTTGAGTGTGTTTCAGGGTTGGGTCTTTGTTTTCAGCTTGTTGGGCATAATTCCTCTGGCTGAGCGCCTGGGCTATGCTACAGAGTAAGGTTTCAATCATTTTATCCGTAATCTTCTTTATATCATCTTAATTCAGTGAAGGGGGAATGCAAGGGTTTAAAACCTCGTCTACTAGGCTAAAGGGGGATTAATTCAGCATTGGAGGGAATGCCTTGAGAGTTTTGCTTAAATGTTTAaacttaaattaattgaaaagcTTGGAGTGCACCTCAATGTCATCTGCATTAGTTTGTTATAGCATTTCTTTGGATTAACGAGTACCTAATTCATTTTTGGCTTACTTTTGATGCAGGCAGCTAGCTTTCTATACTGGACCTACAGGTATGCTACTTTATAGAAGGATGTCTGGCTGCATTATTATCTCCTTTTCTGTCTGCATGCACATCTTTAGATTTTTCATAAAGCACTGAAATATTTGGTTAACAAAATATTTGATTCCAGATTTCATGTGATTTTAACCCCACCCTTCTCTTGGTGATATAACTTCTTCTACATGTTCTGCTTTAATAAGCTTCGCGGATTCATGTCATAGAAGCATATGAATACACAAGATAGAATGCACTATCACTAGAAATCTTTCAAAACTATCAAAAGCATAGTGCATATGTTATTTAACATAATGTGCGATTGCCAATTAGTTATATATTTGTAAACTCCTACCTTTCCTCCCCTGCCTCACACTTACTCCCTCTGAAAAATTCCCCCAATGGCAGTGCTTGGATTCCACCAAAAAAATATATCTTACAACTTGCAATGCATATTGGTACCAATAGCTGTATTCAACCAATCAAtttgttactttttttttctttcccccTCTTGGTTGATAATGACCTCATATGAAACTTGCAGTTGGAGGACTTTTAAATGCTACTTTTGGAAATGCAACTGAACTGATAATATCAATTTATGCATTGAGGAGTGGGATGATCCGTGTCGCTCAACAGTCATTACTTGGATCAATCTTGTCAAACATGTTGCTGGTGCTTGGATGTGCATTCTTCTGTGGTGGACTTGTGATTGTTGAGAGGGAACAAGTGTTTGATAAGGTATATTCACCCTAAGCATGGTATAGAAGAAGCAGGGGTTTTTCTTAACTATTTTTCCCCACATTTTTACACTTCATAATTCAATTACCCTTTTTTAGGGAGCTGCTACAGTGAATTCAAGTTTGCTGTTGATGGCAGTCATGGGCCTGCTATTCCCTGCTGTTCTCCACTCCACAAGAACAGAACTGCAGTTTGGGAAGTCTGAGTTGGCTCTTTCAAGGTTTAGCAGCTGTGTCATGCTGGCTGCATATGCTGCATTTCTCTATTTTCAGCTGAGAAGCCAGAAAAATCTTTATGTTCCAGTGAATGGGGTCAGTAGCTTAGCTTCATTTTCTAAAGAAAATTATTACATGGttgttttctgtgatgcattgCTTCTCTCTAGTCTTCATTATTGGACAAATTGTTCTCTCCTTTTTCCTTTATATGTGGAAATAGAATTCAACTAATAACCAATGAACCATACAAATTTTTTAGTATACTTCTTTCACAAGGCAAGACAACTTTTTGTAGTTCTAATGTTGGCTGAAGACCGTCAATAGAGAATCTATAATCATTCTCAGGATAAAATGTTCATGTTTTTTGATAGAAATATCGATTTCTGATCATATAGGCTATTAGCGGAATATGAGTGTTAACATCCTCTTGAATTCATTTGAAACCGTCATGAGAAAGCAATCAATGAGAACTTTTCATTAATTGATTCTAGTCCATTGTCAGACTTATAAACAGAAAAGCCAGTATAAGGAATGCACTTACGGTTAATTGTCACTTGTCTCTCTTGAGCTTGATTTGTTATTCAATTGATATGAAGCACAAACATTTTGAAATCTTGTTATATTATAATTCCCTTTATTAGATTTGATATTAATTGCCTAAAATCAGGAAGAGAGTCAAAATTGGAATGCAGACGATGATGAATCTCCTGAGATCTCAAAGTGGGAAGCAATCATATGGCTATTTCTTTTAACTGTATGGATTTCGGTCCTCTCCGAATATGTAGTTGATGCCATAGAGGTATTTTTGTCTTATTAATTTATGCCATTCTGTATTGCTGCTTTATTTTTCACATTCCTTTATATCTTTTACCCTCCCCCTTCAACACCCccacccccccccccaaaaaaaaaaaagatacaaGCGATTTGTGAAGACGAAGGCtctttttttaaagatttatttatttattgtttccACTTGTGTTCCTTATTTGCCTCCATTGGCCAGTGATAGGAGTTTGTGCTCAACAGTGAAAC
This genomic interval from Manihot esculenta cultivar AM560-2 chromosome 12, M.esculenta_v8, whole genome shotgun sequence contains the following:
- the LOC110627308 gene encoding vacuolar cation/proton exchanger 5 isoform X3, yielding MKRMASLEDKSVLDFENEIHDVRGSLFTRSDGPRNRVLDSIKIVVLSNKINLLMVFGPLTILLDLMSDNHGWVFVFSLLGIIPLAERLGYATEQLAFYTGPTVGGLLNATFGNATELIISIYALRSGMIRVAQQSLLGSILSNMLLVLGCAFFCGGLVIVEREQVFDKGAATVNSSLLLMAVMGLLFPAVLHSTRTELQFGKSELALSRFSSCVMLAAYAAFLYFQLRSQKNLYVPVNGEESQNWNADDDESPEISKWEAIIWLFLLTVWISVLSEYVVDAIEGASTEWKLPVAFISVILLPIVGNAAEHAGAIMFAMKDKLDLSLGVAIGSSTQISMFAIPFLVVAGWIMGCPMDLNFQLFETATLFITVLVVAFMLQEGTSNYFKGLMLIFCYLIVAASFFVHMDPSSVVDPPKPSE
- the LOC110627308 gene encoding vacuolar cation/proton exchanger 5 isoform X5 — encoded protein: MGTRRTNDPPFIRIHSLEMASLEDKSVLDFENEIHDVRGSLFTRSDGPRNRVLDSIKIVVLSNKINLLMVFGPLTILLDLMSDNHGWVFVFSLLGIIPLAERLGYATEQLAFYTGPTVGGLLNATFGNATELIISIYALRSGMIRVAQQSLLGSILSNMLLVLGCAFFCGGLVIVEREQVFDKGAATVNSSLLLMAVMGLLFPAVLHSTRTELQFGKSELALSRFSSCVMLAAYAAFLYFQLRSQKNLYVPVNGEESQNWNADDDESPEISKWEAIIWLFLLTVWISVLSEYVVDAIEGASTEWKLPVAFISVILLPIVGNAAEHAGAIMFAMKDKLDLSLGVAIGSSTQISMFAEGTSNYFKGLMLIFCYLIVAASFFVHMDPSSVDPPKPSE
- the LOC110627308 gene encoding vacuolar cation/proton exchanger 5 isoform X6 gives rise to the protein MGTRRTNDPPFIRIHSLEMASLEDKSVLDFENEIHDVRGSLFTRSDGPRNRVLDSIKIVVLSNKINLLMVFGPLTILLDLMSDNHGWVFVFSLLGIIPLAERLGYATEQLAFYTGPTVGGLLNATFGNATELIISIYALRSGMIRVAQQSLLGSILSNMLLVLGCAFFCGGLVIVEREQVFDKGAATVNSSLLLMAVMGLLFPAVLHSTRTELQFGKSELALSRFSSCVMLAAYAAFLYFQLRSQKNLYVPVNGEESQNWNADDDESPEISKWEAIIWLFLLTVWISVLSEYVVDAIEGASTEWKLPVAFISVILLPIVGNAAEHAGAIMFAMKDKLDLSLGVAIGSSTQISMFA
- the LOC110627308 gene encoding vacuolar cation/proton exchanger 5 isoform X4, translating into MGTRRTNDPPFIRIHSLEMASLEDKSVLDFENEIHDVRGSLFTRSDGPRNRVLDSIKIVVLSNKINLLMVFGPLTILLDLMSDNHGWVFVFSLLGIIPLAERLGYATEQLAFYTGPTVGGLLNATFGNATELIISIYALRSGMIRVAQQSLLGSILSNMLLVLGCAFFCGGLVIVEREQVFDKGAATVNSSLLLMAVMGLLFPAVLHSTRTELQFGKSELALSRFSSCVMLAAYAAFLYFQLRSQKNLYVPVNGEESQNWNADDDESPEISKWEAIIWLFLLTVWISVLSEYVVDAIEGASTEWKLPVAFISVILLPIVGNAAEHAGAIMFAMKDKLDLSLGVAIGSSTQISMFAEGTSNYFKGLMLIFCYLIVAASFFVHMDPSSVVDPPKPSE
- the LOC110627308 gene encoding vacuolar cation/proton exchanger 5 isoform X2, which encodes MGTRRTNDPPFIRIHSLEMASLEDKSVLDFENEIHDVRGSLFTRSDGPRNRVLDSIKIVVLSNKINLLMVFGPLTILLDLMSDNHGWVFVFSLLGIIPLAERLGYATEQLAFYTGPTVGGLLNATFGNATELIISIYALRSGMIRVAQQSLLGSILSNMLLVLGCAFFCGGLVIVEREQVFDKGAATVNSSLLLMAVMGLLFPAVLHSTRTELQFGKSELALSRFSSCVMLAAYAAFLYFQLRSQKNLYVPVNGEESQNWNADDDESPEISKWEAIIWLFLLTVWISVLSEYVVDAIEGASTEWKLPVAFISVILLPIVGNAAEHAGAIMFAMKDKLDLSLGVAIGSSTQISMFAIPFLVVAGWIMGCPMDLNFQLFETATLFITVLVVAFMLQEGTSNYFKGLMLIFCYLIVAASFFVHMDPSSVDPPKPSE
- the LOC110627308 gene encoding vacuolar cation/proton exchanger 5 isoform X1; protein product: MGTRRTNDPPFIRIHSLEMASLEDKSVLDFENEIHDVRGSLFTRSDGPRNRVLDSIKIVVLSNKINLLMVFGPLTILLDLMSDNHGWVFVFSLLGIIPLAERLGYATEQLAFYTGPTVGGLLNATFGNATELIISIYALRSGMIRVAQQSLLGSILSNMLLVLGCAFFCGGLVIVEREQVFDKGAATVNSSLLLMAVMGLLFPAVLHSTRTELQFGKSELALSRFSSCVMLAAYAAFLYFQLRSQKNLYVPVNGEESQNWNADDDESPEISKWEAIIWLFLLTVWISVLSEYVVDAIEGASTEWKLPVAFISVILLPIVGNAAEHAGAIMFAMKDKLDLSLGVAIGSSTQISMFAIPFLVVAGWIMGCPMDLNFQLFETATLFITVLVVAFMLQEGTSNYFKGLMLIFCYLIVAASFFVHMDPSSVVDPPKPSE